The sequence GTAAGGAGTATTACTTTTTGATCACTTTATCATAACAACCTAAAATAAAGTTTGTCAATATAAACTGCATTGTCAAAGAAAACTGTAgttctgaaaatgaaaaatgaactaTTTTAGATGTTGACTTTACTGCTACAGGCAATTACCGAGAGAGCAATTCATAGTATATcaaagattaatattttgtcttCCAACATTTCAGGTTCCTCAAGATCCCTCAGCCAGTGCTGACCCAAGCAAAGCAGAAAACCATGAAATAAACTGGTTGACTGTGAGTCCGTCCGAGGAAACCCTTGTAGCAAGTACCAAGACAAACCAATTGTATTGCATGGGACTTTCCAGTGCTGACATAGGCAAAGTGAGTATACTGCCTTTTCTGATAGATCAGGCGTACTATTGCTTGGTATCTGTTTGCTAAGAGCTGTAGATGAATATCTCACTGTAACTGTTTACTACCATAGCACTATGTTAATAGATGGACAAGTAGTTGTGAAGATTATACAGCGTCAGAAATAACTTTGTCAGCCTTGACACTGTCAGCACAGAATCTCTAGTTTTGCTgcaatacacaaagaaaatattacaatttgaagaaattctgACAACATTTTGATCCACTGATAttctttattattttaaaatagGACTTCATAGTTTAACAATCTTTCTTGAAGTCTCTGTGCAACCGTTTTCCATCATTAAAATTAGTTTTAATGTCATGTGGCTTCAACCTCACCACTAAACTTAAATAGAGTCAAGTTAATTGGTGTTGTTGGGTTCAATCATGTTTGACCATCATTGTCTCTGTTTTGTATTTCAGGGAGACCAAGCAACATTTGAAGTGTTAGCCCAGCCTTTCCATTACGGTGCTGTCACTGGCCTTGATGTCTGCATTAGGAAGCCACTCATCGCCACTTGCTCTGTTGATAGATCAGTGCGTATCTGGAATTATGAAACAAAGTGAGTGCTCAACTCATGAAGTtatcataaatatattttttaacagATATGTCGGGTGTTATGACCAGCATCCCCAATATGTTTGATTATGATTGTCATTTCTGACGTGACTCAAGATCAAGTGCATTCAGGGAACATCTTTTACCGTATGTCTCTTTTGCTTTCATTTGGCTTCCTAGGATAGCTGATGCTGTACCAATCAGTACTGTATTCATTTTCAGATCTTGATTGTAGACTGGTTGTTTATATCAGTCTTATGTTAGTTTTGAATGTAGAGATTTCACGGAGAATCCTGTAATCCTGTCCTTAGAATCCCTTGGCTGCAAAGATTTCTCTTATATTTTGCAGTGACTACTAAAATGAATATTACCTTCTCAGTCAGTGCAGTGCTTGGTGAGATTCGTAGAAATAACTACAACAAATTAAATCTTTGAAAACTATTATAATCATTGAAACATAATAATCTCactgcaaatttattttttcagttcTCTTGAGTTGTACAAGGAGTTTCAAGAGGAAGCCTACAGCATTGCCCTGCATCCGTCCGGTCTTTACATCCTTGTTGGATTCAGTGATAAGCTCCGTCTGATGAATTTACTCATTGATGATATCCGTACATTCAAAGAATTTACCATCAGAGGCTGCCGTGAGGTCAGTTCCACTCATGTAACTTTCTTGAGAGTTTTTTAAACAAGTTCGGAAAGTGAGAATAAGTGCCGATGTGTACACATTTGAAGATGCTTCTATATGCATTGGAGGAGGAAAACCCAAAATCATCACGCTAACTTACTGAATCACTTTGCAGAATGAAAATCATAACAAGTGAaagtactttcactttgaatAGTGTCAGTTGCCATACATTTCATTGCCATTAATAAGACTCAGACAGCAGTATATTTCAACTTGCAGAATGTTGTCTGGATACGCATTTCTGACAGCTCACCAAACCCTTGTTTTACTTTGCATTTACCTGTTATCATTTCCGTTTGTGAAAGGATAGCATAGgattttcatcaactttgttcTCTTCTAACAGTGTTCCTTCAGCAATGGTGGTCACCTGTTTGCTGCCGTCCATGGCAATGTCATCCAAATATACTCCTCCACTACTTATGAGAACATTAACAACCTGAAGGGACACAACGGCAAAGTGCGGTCGGTTGTCTGGAGTGCTGACGACAGCAAGATCGTGTCCTGCGGCATGGACGGTGCTGTGTACGAGTGGAACGCATTCACAGGCAAACGTGAAGGCGAGAGCGTACTCAAGTCGTGCAGCTACACTAGTGTGGCCATCACTCCCGATGGCAAGACGACCTTTGCCGTTGGCTCCGATTGCACCCTGAAGGAGATATCCGACTCGCAGATATTACGAGACGTGGAAACCAACGAGATGACACTGACCCAGGTGGCCATGTCTCACAGTGGCAGAATGCTGTTTTCTGGTACTAACAGTGGAGCATTGAGATCCATGAAGTTTCCACTGACAGTACCTGGAGAGTGGACGGAATACATGGGACATGCCAACGCTATTTCAAAGGTGGGTATCCAGTACTTGGAACTGTAGATCTTCAAAATTCATGTCAGGGAAGAGAATATCTTTTGCCCGTGTATGCCTGGAAATGTATAGACCTGCACCCAGCAATATTGAACGCCTTTAGATATACATACAGCAATTAATAACAATATAATTGTAATAGAATACATTtaccaaatatgatatttgtCACTGGTTTTTATATTTTGGATGACAGTTTACAGCATAATCATTAGAATCGTTTTCTCATTCTTTTGtactaaaaattacatttgtctttttcataTTCAGATGCGCATCACTTACGATGACCAATACCTAGTAACTGTGTCAGAAGATGCAATGCTAATGATCTGGAAGATCACCGACAAGGAAGGTCGTGGTCTGAAGAGAGATAAAGAAATCGGATATGCCGAAGAAATTCTCATCACAAAGTCAGATTTGGAGGAGAAGGTAACAAAattatcatttcattttgatgtacgATGTCTCAGAAATTAATTTACGTCCAAACTGCATACATTGAGACAGATTATTATATACGCAGTTTGCCAGTTAATTGCATGTGCTTCTTATTGTAGATTTTAACTGTTCACATGTCGAAAATGAGATGAACAATTTATCAGTGGCAAGAATTTCAGTCCATTAATATTCTTATAAGCATCTGTAAGCCCAGCAGACTATTGCCTCTCCTTCATTGGATGAATGATCACCAGACAGTCTCAAAGGAACTTTAGTGTTTAACTTCAAATATCTGCTTCCTATGTGACAGAATTCAATGATGGCGGAGTTGAAGACCCGTGTGGATGAATTGAAGATGGAGAATGAGTACCAGCTGAGACTGAAGGATATGAACTACAATGAGAAGATCAAGGAACTGACTGAGAAGTTCATCCAAGAAATGGAATCCCTGAAGACAAAGAACCAGGTCTTGAAGACTGACAAGGACAAGGAGGAAGCCAAGCATGAAGAGGAACTTGCAGAAAGCATGGAGAAACACGCCAAGGAACTCCAGGATCTTGGTAAGACAGTTGAGCATGTATATTCCAATGCTTCTTCTTCATTAActtattacaaaattttattaaaattcaaTGGACCCAGATAATGTGTAGTTGTGAAAGCAAAGGGGTTCATAGATTTAGAATTGTTGTGTTATACCTGTGTTGTATATGACCAAAATATACTAGCTGTCAAATCTTGCATGTCCCAGCCATACTAAAGTAGCCCACAGCATTGCCATCAGCAAAACTGGTCACACTTCCCAAAACTGTCAACTGTGAATTCTCCGTCTCTGTCTCCTGACATTAAAAAATTTATGAAGCCCACCATAACAAACTTATTCTCAAGTAAGATATCATTATAGTACTGGTGGTGTTGCactgaaacatagaaaaaaaattccagTAGAGAACATTTGTGTGgatgatttgtcaattttttactGATCCATTTTCTGTGCAATGTTTTGCAGAGTCTGCAAACAACCAGAAACTGATGCTGGAATATGAAAAATACCAAGAACTGCAAGCCAAGAGTCAGAAGATGCAGGAAGACTATGAGAGACAACTGCAAGAGATGGAAGAGTCCAAAGAACAGGCCTTGGAAGAACTGACCGAGTATTATGAAGCCAAGTTACAGGAGAAAACAACACAACTTGAACAGGTAAGCTGTCATCTTCCAGAAACATTCActccaaaaaatcaaaataaccaTCTTTCCAGTTGATAAtgcagtcatattttgaattgttACATTTTACCCCTTGACAAAATTACCTGTGGTAGACACAGGTGGAAGAGTCGCTTGTCAAATCAAAGACCTTAGGTTCTATGGTCTGATCTACTTTGTGCAAGTCCTGGTGATTCATTATGAAAAAAGAGCAAGTGTACTTCCTATGATCCAGTTGCATTGTTATAAGTTTTAGCTTGATTCCACCATTCCACTCTCTTCATATAAAacctaaaattaattttcattgaaGTTTTATCAAGGCGAGCTCATTCAAAACTTTTCATCCTCAATTACATCTCTTTTCTTTGTCTTCCCGAAGGCAAATGACGAGTCACGTCAACAGAACCGTGAATATGAAGAGACCAAGAAACAGATAGAAGAGGATGCTGACAGGGAGATCCTGGACATCAAGAACAAATATGAGAGAAAACTGAGAGATGAGAAAGAGGCCAACCTTAGATTGAAAGGAGAAACAGGCATCATGAGAAAGAAGGTATGTTTAGAATAGTCGATGCGTTTTATTGGGTGATTTACAGTGTCTTGGAAAAACTCATCCTTTAGGTTACGCATAATTACATCATGACTCTCATGTACAACTGCTTGCATGCTAGTCAGCATTTACAAGGAAATCGACCAAagcattttcacaaaattcaatgtTGAGATCATGTTATAAAGAAATTAGACGATTAATAAGAGGCAAGCTATCAAGAATATAAAATGCAAtcagaatttgaaaaaatgagctTCTCAGGCACAATCACATATTATTGTCATACATTTTATAAGTAGTGCTTTGTTACTGTTATCCCTTTTGGAACACAACCAGAAACTGTACCAAGCTATCTGATGACAACCTATTTGTGTATCAGCCTTGACTTTGAACTTGTAATTTCTACCTTCAGTTCACCAGTCTTCAGAAGGAGATTGAAGACCATAAagaagagatcaagaaactCCAGAATGAGCAGCAGAAACTTCAAGGTGTCATCAAGTCACTGGAGAAAGATATCTATGGTCTCAAGAAAGAAATTCAAGAAAGAGATGAAACTATCCAAGATAAGGTAACAAGAGACCTCTCAGATTtcagttttgattttgaaatttataatgaaaaaaatctccAAAGTTGTTTAGCATTGCAGCAGTACAACAGTAAATTGTAGCTGGAATGCACACATTGAAGACCATCCTTTGAAGTGACCTTAGTGCAAAGTGATACAGTTTGACCCAAGTACAAAGAAATGGGAGTTGGAAATGATTTAAATATACAGTCAATAGACTGTTTCATTAGATGTGGTAGTATTTAATATGATAAGAAAAGCTTCATCAAAATTGTCAGCCATATCAgtaatttcaccaaatttgtatAAATCGTAGCTAGGCGAGTATTTTCTTGAAAAAGAGAATAACCAAACTTTTTGTAATTGATGTGACCTGCAGGAGAAACGTATTTATGATCTCAAGAAGAAGAATCAAGAACTGGAGAAGTTCAAGTTTGTCTTGGATTACAAGATCAAGGAGCTGAAGAAACAGATCGAGCCAAGAGAGAACGACATCAAGGCCATGAAAGAACAGATACAAGAAGTATGTAATATGTATTGTTTTTACTCAGATAGTCCTTGATTacatcaaatttattttatcatgacTTTGACACCTTTTATTTGACTATGAGTCAAAATGCTATAATAGATGACGTAACCATGCCAGGTGCAAAAGTAGTATAGTTTCTGTCATTCATTCATGGAACCATCTAGTGTTGGGTAATTAGCCATAGGTGTAATGACTTTGATATTTACTGAGTCTTGGCTGATGACTTGCAACATTCACAGCTCGCATAGTAGGCTGTTCTACCTATTACTTAAACTGTGTTTTGATCTTTCCCTATTTGCAATCTGTATTCACCCATGGTTGTCATTGTCTTGTCTCGGCAGATGGAGAGTGAACTGGAGAGATTCCACAAACAGAACACACAACTTGAGTTGAACATCACAGAGCTGAGACAGAAACTGAAGGCCACTGAGAAAGAGATGCATCTTGAAAGACAGAAGGTATGCTGTTACATGCAATTTGGTTGCAAGTATTTCTCTTGGAAGAAGACTTGTTGTGTAAACCAACAATGTTCACCACCACTACTCCTTAAACCTTGCATATCAATTGTTCCCtttaaatcataaaattttagtCAAACGTAATCATATGCTTGGCAATGAAAGCAGGGTTTGCGGTAGAGGTCGCCACAGTCGCAAAATGTGACTAAAACTTGTTTGTGGCGAACAAAACCCATCGGCAATCGCCACGATCTCAAAAGCGTGGCGACAGCTGATTTCTGTAGTtcgaaattgataaaactaaacAGTCCAAATCTTAATGCTTTTCCACTGATATGCTAAAGACAACATAAAAAACTCTTTATTCAAAGCActtacttgaaattgtaaaggaagacaaaatacagaaaacagttACAATTACATTCTCGCGATCTTGATCTCCATGAACTGGCATTCGGATCACGTTGATACTAAGATAGACAACCATAGCCAaaagcagcaaaactcagcgaCGATACCGAGCTTTATTtacacagtatttcatatcggagtatcaaatcaaactgattacacaatccctgGATCAgcgacattttagtgaaatttccacattaatcataacttgaaaaaagtaaacgtgaaacaaagacgtcgtgtatgctgtcgatcagttcagttcagttcagtttagTTTAGATGAGGGATAAGCATAGTGTGAACCGTAAACTAACTGGCATGGCATGTGCATAATTGACTGCACATAAAAGCAAGTCAACATTGCAATATCAAAcagtctacatcttgtgaaaacaacgacATACTATGTCGTTGCAAGGGTTAAAAAATCCTGCATGATTAGATAAACTGGTATTAGTCTTAATGTGGtcaagtttatcaatgaacagtGTCTGCCTGTTAACAAATTGCTGCGTGTTGAGAACAAGTAACACACAAACTCAGCTTCCATACCACTGACAGAAACTTAATCCTCATTTGTCCCAATTATTTTTCAGGTGCGTGATTCTGAGGCAATGCTGAGACGTTTCAAGACTGATCTCCATAATTGCATAGGTTACATACAGGATCCAAAGAAACTGAAAGAAAGCATCAAACAGTTGTATCAGAAACACGTACAGGATGACACAGTAAGTACATGCAGAGATATTTGAATTCTGTGACATTTGAGTGTGGGCTTGGGTTTACATTGATAGACACATTTCAATTGTGAAGAATAGAAGAAAACCCCAAAAAGCAATGTACTGGTACTGAACTCTTTAAagatatattgtcatatttggtctcATACTTACAGCGGCAtatcttttgaaaatatgttcatGAAATGGTATAGTTGTGATATTTTGCGTGCAATGAAATTCAGTTGTTGTATGTATAGATTTGGCTGTGACACTTGGACAAAGATGTCCTTGATCAAAATAATTATCGCATGTATGTAAACTAATGGCACTATACAGGTCATTTGTCTTCCATAAAGATGACACTCAACTGTTTTAATCATGTTCTCAAACAACAGAGATGTAGAATTTTCACCTATCGTTCAGCTGCCTCAGTGAAGTGAAGTATGTCTGTGTTGTGCATCTTAATGTTGAGTAAAAATATCATCTTGTGTTTTCTTTTTCCCTTCAGCCCGAGTCAGCCAGTGTGGATGCTGACATCCAGAGGGAATACAGTCGTCAACGCAAGCATTTAGAACAGAGTGTGTCTTCTCTCAGAAAGAAACTGGCCAAAGACACAGAAATCCACCGGGCTGACAATGTCAGAATTATGCAGGTATGTGCACTTGATATTCCCACACATACCATCCATAGCAATTGTGTGGTGAATTCCTGTGTCAGGTTGTAACATCTCGACACCCTTCTGTGTGCTGTTACTTTGTCAATAATCTACAGGTAAATTCTGATGCATAATGTATGgcttttaaataaaaaacttgCATCTTGATTTCACAATAGCAATGGAAATGTTTGAATCATTAAATTCttactttgtacttttttcAATTGATAGTAGTTCTAGGCAACATTCTGATTAAGACTTTATTTATTCCTACATAATGTTatgatcatttttttctttctctctcttcaCAGGAAAATGTTTCTTTGATCAAGGAAATCAATGACCTGAGACGAGAACTGAAAATTGCGAGAACACAGGTGCACGACCTGGAAGCAGCTCTGGGAATTAGTCGCAAAAACAAGAACCAACCACTTCCGGATGCAGCAGCCAGTGCCATAGCGCAGAGCAGTGCTCAGTCAAGTCGTGACCAGGAAGCCAATCTcgaaaacaataaaattatcgATCTGCAGCGAAATGAGATCAAGAAACTTAGGGCACAAATGTTTGAATTGGAAAGCATGATACAACAAAGGCCGCCCTCTGGTGGCAGACTTCCCCCTATGGTAGTGCAGTAACTCTGCCAAAGTGATGTGACTCAAACTGATTTCATTACTGCAACCCTGAATGCCAACTGTATATTAATTAATGATCAACAGAactcacatttttttttcagttcatattGTGGACTTGGATTGTCATCATGCAATATGTAGAATTCCCCATCAGAAATCACGTACAGTGAAAAGTGGATTGAGTAATTTGTCCACAAGAAATCAAATTCAACATTGACTatggtatttttgttctgagcTGAACTTTGTATCAAGGTAATGTCTTGTTCTCAATAAATAAAGACATTCAAATCCACTTTGTAAATATCCAAATGAAAACTGTACACTGGTTTTGTAAATCCATAACGTTTGTGTATATTATCTTTGCTACAAATAAAAGACATTAAAAACATTggatttgtttggtttttttcaagaaaagttTAAATATGAAAGGAAAATACTGCTGCAGATCGTTAGCAGGTAGTTTTATTGTTCAGGCAGGAATTTCTACCAGTTAGCTTCCAGTTGATGCAGACGcatttacttgtctgatgtTTTAAATAGTGGACCAGAGCAAATTTGC comes from Ptychodera flava strain L36383 chromosome 8, AS_Pfla_20210202, whole genome shotgun sequence and encodes:
- the LOC139139220 gene encoding LOW QUALITY PROTEIN: cilia- and flagella-associated protein 57-like (The sequence of the model RefSeq protein was modified relative to this genomic sequence to represent the inferred CDS: inserted 1 base in 1 codon), which encodes MSIAVAQARHVFGLKGEVVGNICYQDEQTIVYPCGSNIILYNIDQKAQKFIPGSDKSLGTTAMCVSPNRRYAAIAEKGAEKATITIYDLHSLRKRKVLSSSEVAXNEYVSLAFSPDSKYLIAQGGRPDWHLLYWTWEKSKVMAVTKTTNQQNNDVYQVSFNPQDNTQLCVVGNGIFKLFRYSEGNLKQFAFQKMDPQNFLSHAWVSDERVVAGTDTGRLLLFETGELKNEFSIQFSAQKSEDKERMGSISEEEPAQPSGPPKVTAVVAYSKGFACSGGSGTVHLYEKTDDKDSYKKTREIKVPQDPSASADPSKAENHEINWLTVSPSEETLVASTKTNQLYCMGLSSADIGKGDQATFEVLAQPFHYGAVTGLDVCIRKPLIATCSVDRSVRIWNYETNSLELYKEFQEEAYSIALHPSGLYILVGFSDKLRLMNLLIDDIRTFKEFTIRGCRECSFSNGGHLFAAVHGNVIQIYSSTTYENINNLKGHNGKVRSVVWSADDSKIVSCGMDGAVYEWNAFTGKREGESVLKSCSYTSVAITPDGKTTFAVGSDCTLKEISDSQILRDVETNEMTLTQVAMSHSGRMLFSGTNSGALRSMKFPLTVPGEWTEYMGHANAISKMRITYDDQYLVTVSEDAMLMIWKITDKEGRGLKRDKEIGYAEEILITKSDLEEKNSMMAELKTRVDELKMENEYQLRLKDMNYNEKIKELTEKFIQEMESLKTKNQVLKTDKDKEEAKHEEELAESMEKHAKELQDLESANNQKLMLEYEKYQELQAKSQKMQEDYERQLQEMEESKEQALEELTEYYEAKLQEKTTQLEQANDESRQQNREYEETKKQIEEDADREILDIKNKYERKLRDEKEANLRLKGETGIMRKKFTSLQKEIEDHKEEIKKLQNEQQKLQGVIKSLEKDIYGLKKEIQERDETIQDKEKRIYDLKKKNQELEKFKFVLDYKIKELKKQIEPRENDIKAMKEQIQEMESELERFHKQNTQLELNITELRQKLKATEKEMHLERQKVRDSEAMLRRFKTDLHNCIGYIQDPKKLKESIKQLYQKHVQDDTPESASVDADIQREYSRQRKHLEQSVSSLRKKLAKDTEIHRADNVRIMQENVSLIKEINDLRRELKIARTQVHDLEAALGISRKNKNQPLPDAAASAIAQSSAQSSRDQEANLENNKIIDLQRNEIKKLRAQMFELESMIQQRPPSGGRLPPMVVQ